The proteins below come from a single Tribolium castaneum strain GA2 chromosome 9, icTriCast1.1, whole genome shotgun sequence genomic window:
- the RpS3 gene encoding ribosomal protein S3, translating into MATPISKKRKFVGDGVFKAELNEFLTRELSEDGYSGVEVRVTPTRTEIIIMATRTDRVLGEKNRRIRELTSVVQKRFNFPENSVVLYGEKVANRGLCAIAQAESLRFKLIGGLAVRRACYGVLRYIMECGAKGCEVVVSGKLRGQRAKSMKFVDGLMIHSGDPCNDYVDTATRHVLLRQGVLGIKVKIMLPWDPSGKTGPKKPLPDNVSVVEPKEEILPAYPSSEIKAVKPDAPPAIPVVA; encoded by the exons ATGGCGACTCCAATTTCGAAAAAACGCAAG tttgttgGCGATGGCGTTTTCAAAGCCGAATTGAACGAGTTCTTGACTCGTGAATTATCAGAAGATGGGTACTCCGGGGTTGAGGTCCGAGTCACCCCAACTCGCACGGAAATCATCATCATGGCCACACGTACTGACCGTGTTTTGGGGGAGAAGAACCGTCGTATTCGTGAATTGACTTCAGTCGTACAGAAACGTTTCAATTTCCCCGAAAACTCAGTCGTTTTGTATGGCGAGAAGGTGGCCAACAGGGGTCTGTGTGCCATTGCACAAGCAGAGTCTCTTAGATTCAAATTGATCGGAGGTTTGGCCGTGCGCAGGGCTTGCTATGGTGTTTTGAGGTACATCATGGAATGTGGCGCTAAAG GGTGTGAAGTTGTAGTTTCTGGAAAACTGCGTGGCCAGAGAGCCAAATCGATGAAGTTTGTTGACGGTCTCATGATCCACTCTGGGGACCCATGCAATGATTATGTGGACACAGCCACCCGCCACGTCTTGCTAAGACAGGGTGTGCTGGGAATtaaa GTCAAGATTATGTTGCCGTGGGACCCCAGCGGCAAAACAGGCCCCAAAAAGCCTCTGCCTGACAATGTCTCTGTTGTGGAACCTAAAGAGGAGATTTTGCCTGCCTACCCCAGCAGTGAAATCAAAGCAGTCAAACCTGACGCACCACCAGCTATTCCAGTAGTAGCTTAA
- the brat gene encoding brain tumor protein, whose amino-acid sequence MASPTPSIESLPRANSIGSFGDQADYLSLSPLEDSPLSVSGSSPPVSDSVDRDSDPSELHCQQCREPVADPKLLACFHTFCNPCLEKNKLICPRCNSESIEGILNSLLFSSDSTTDSFHPTVRCTGCKTKKLDAVARCVDCANYLCPNCVMAHQFMHCFEGHRVVNLNEIKDESKNGLISNSTITNGENKNTVCPRHKGELLKYFCRTCSIPICKECLNLEHPAGIHEYEHISEAAPKQVEAIQHAVQEAKTKATDIRNILKNVEHVSSRLQVQYHKAQNEINDTFMFYRSMLEERKQELLKELESVFSAKQISLGVATQKGQETVEQIYKTCEFVERLNKCATIVEILMIRKLLDTKLQGLLSYNIDQSVQSACELEFVSNYQAIQVGVRNTFGYVRSNSEAVVGPSKQPPIARPTGGSSSSGSSVNGSSGSLNGGIHCPFTISGSSQSTSPFESNIISKRFSSANSLGPFSTTIGDLNLNGINPYEKWSNGGTDTMFQNGSSDPYSLTSTGHTDPMLDLTSKLMSTAIFPPKSQIKRQKMIYHCKFGEFGVMEGQFTEPSGVAVNAQNDIIVADTNNHRIQIFDKEGRFKFQFGECGKRDGQLLYPNRVAVVRTSGDIIVTERSPTHQIQIYNQYGQFVRKFGANILQHPRGVTVDNKGRIVVVECKVMRVIIFDQTGTVLQKFGCSKHLEFPNGVVVNDKQEIFISDNRAHCVKVFSYEGVYLRQIGGEGITNYPIGVGINANGEILIADNHNNFNLTIFTQDGQLVSALESKVKHAQCFDVALMDDGSVVLASKDYRLYIYRYVQVPPIGL is encoded by the coding sequence ATGGCATCTCCGACTCCTTCAATTGAATCACTACCACGAGCAAACTCCATTGGATCGTTTGGTGACCAAGCAGACTACTTGTCCCTGTCCCCCTTGGAAGACTCCCCATTGTCAGTGAGCGGTTCGTCGCCCCCAGTCAGCGATTCCGTCGATCGAGACAGCGACCCCTCCGAGCTCCATTGCCAGCAGTGCCGCGAGCCCGTGGCCGACCCCAAACTGTTGGCCTGCTTCCACACCTTCTGCAACCCTTGTCTCGAAAAGAACAAGCTCATCTGTCCCCGGTGCAACTCGGAATCGATCGAAGGCATCCTCAACAGCTTGCTGTTTAGCTCGGACTCGACGACAGACTCGTTCCATCCGACGGTCCGTTGCACCGGCTGTAAGACCAAGAAACTAGACGCGGTTGCTCGCTGCGTCGATTGTGCCAATTATCTGTGTCCGAACTGCGTCATGGCTCATCAGTTCATGCACTGCTTCGAAGGCCATCGAGTCGTCAACCTGAACGAAATCAAAGATGAATCCAAGAACGGCCTGATCTCGAATTCCACAATCACCAATGGTGAAAATAAGAATACGGTCTGTCCACGACACAAGGGCGAACTTCTCAAATACTTTTGTCGCACTTGTTCGATTCCCATTTGCAAAGAGTGTCTAAACCTAGAGCATCCAGCCGGTATACACGAATACGAACATATCAGCGAAGCGGCCCCAAAACAAGTCGAAGCGATCCAACATGCGGTTCAAGAGGCTAAGACCAAAGCCACCGACATACGCAACATTCTCAAAAATGTCGAACACGTATCCAGTCGCCTGCAGGTGCAATACCACAAAGCCCAAAACGAAATCAACGACACGTTCATGTTCTACCGATCGATGCTGGAGGAGCGGAAGCAGGAACTGTTGAAAGAACTAGAGAGCGTATTTTCGGCAAAACAAATCTCTCTTGGCGTAGCAACACAGAAAGGTCAAGAAACGGTCGAACAGATTTACAAAACGTGCGAATTCGTCGAGAGACTGAACAAATGTGCTACcattgttgaaattttaatgattaGGAAATTGTTAGATACGAAATTGCAAGGCCTTTTGAGTTACAACATAGATCAGAGCGTGCAATCAGCATGCGAACTGGAATTCGTCTCGAATTATCAGGCGATCCAAGTGGGCGTCCGTAACACGTTTGGCTACGTCCGATCGAATTCCGAAGCCGTGGTGGGACCCAGCAAACAACCACCCATCGCCCGTCCCACCGGCGGCTCCAGCTCCAGCGGCAGCAGCGTCAACGGTAGTTCGGGAAGTTTAAACGGCGGCATCCACTGTCCCTTCACCATTTCCGGCTCGAGCCAATCAACCTCTCCTTTCGAATCGAACATAATCAGCAAAAGATTCAGCAGTGCCAATAGTTTGGGGCCGTTTTCAACGACAATCGGTGATTTGAATCTCAACGGTATCAACCCTTACGAGAAATGGTCGAACGGTGGTACCGACACAATGTTCCAAAACGGTAGCAGCGATCCCTATTCGTTAACGAGCACCGGTCACACCGACCCCATGCTCGATCTCACATCGAAGTTGATGTCGACGGCGATATTCCCCCCGAAATCTCAAATCAAACGCCAAAAGATGATCTACCATTGCAAGTTCGGCGAGTTTGGCGTAATGGAAGGCCAGTTTACTGAGCCGAGCGGTGTTGCGGTCAACGCTCAAAACGACATCATCGTCGCCGACACGAACAATCATCGAATCCAGATCTTTGACAAAGAGGGCCGCTTCAAGTTCCAATTCGGCGAGTGCGGGAAACGCGACGGCCAGCTCCTGTATCCGAATCGCGTCGCTGTCGTGCGTACCTCAGGCGATATCATCGTCACGGAGCGTTCGCCCACGCACCAGATCCAAATCTACAACCAATACGGACAGTTTGTGCGAAAGTTCGGCGCCAACATCCTGCAGCATCCGCGCGGCGTCACCGTCGACAACAAAGGCCGCATCGTCGTCGTCGAGTGCAAAGTGATGCGTGTgatcattttcgaccaaaccggGACCGTGCTGCAAAAATTCGGCTGTTCAAAGCACTTGGAGTTCCCGAACGGTGTCGTCGTCAACGACAAGCAGGAGATTTTCATCAGCGATAATCGTGCTCACTGCGTCAAGGTGTTCAGTTACGAGGGTGTTTATCTGCGACAAATCGGAGGCGAAGGCATCACCAACTATCCGATTGGTGTCGGTATCAATGCCAATGGCGAGATTCTGATCGCCGATAACCACAACAACTTCAACTTGACCATCTTCACCCAAGACGGACAGTTGGTGTCCGCGTTAGAGAGCAAAGTGAAGCACGCCCAATGTTTCGACGTCGCATTGATGGACGACGGCTCCGTAGTATTGGCCAGCAAGGACTACCGTCTGTACATCTATCGCTATGTGCAGGTGCCCCCCATTGGCCTGTAG
- the LOC659087 gene encoding cathepsin O codes for MASWSTYLQAIFYIALLFFVIPIRIKGPDQAESQFQEYLKRFNKTYDDPSVYQNRLHAFKQSLQTIETLNSKKRNGSALYGLTKFSDLLPEEFFQTYLQSNLSQKTHSNEPKRHHHKRATVPNKVDWREKNAVTRIYNQGSCGACWAYSVIETVESMNAIKTNKSEELSVQEIIDCAGNNKGCNGGDICTLLSWIKATNFTIQRHADYGGKCGRGSAGVHVRDFMCEGLVGSEDVMLRLLADNGPLAVAINAQTWQNYIGGVIEYHCDGDPSKLNHAVQIVGYDLTASIPHYIVRNTWGVDFGDGGFLYIAVDKNMCGIANEVSALRVL; via the exons ATGGCTTCGTGGAGCACTTACTTGCAAGCGATTTTCTACATTGCTCTGTTATTTTTCGTTATCCCTATAAGAATAAAAGGCCCAGACCAAGCCGAATCACAATTTCAAGAGTACTTGAAAAGGTTCAACAAGACATACGATGACCCTTCTGTGTATCAAAACCGTCTTCATGCATTTAAG CAATCACTACAAACAATCGAGACTTTGAATTCCAAAAAAAGGAATGGTTCAGCACTGTACGGTTTAACGAAATTCTCGGACTTGTTACCAGAGGAATTTTTCCAAACCTATTTACAATCAAACCTGAGTCAGAAGACGCATTCAAATGAGCCAAAACGACACCACCATAAACGAGCAACAGTGCCTAATAAAGTAGATTGGAGAGAAAAAAACGCAGTGACTAGAATTTACAACCAAGGCAGTTGTGGGGCCTGCTGGGCCTACTCTGTTATTGAAACTGTGGAGTCCATGAACGCCATCAAAACCAACAAGTCTGAGGAGCTCAGTGTGCAAGAAATTATCGATTGCGCTGGTAACAACAAAGGGTGCAATGGGGGCGATATTTGCACTTTACTGTCTTGGATCAAAGCCACAAATTTCACGATTCAAAGACACGCCGATTATGGGGGTAAATGTGGCCGGGGCTCGGCTGGTGTCCATGTTAGAGACTTCATGTGTGAAGG ATTAGTGGGGTCTGAAGATGTTATGTTGAGGCTTTTGGCGGATAATGGACCCCTGGCTGTTGCGATTAATGCGCAAACTTGGCAGAATTACATTGGAGGTGTTATTGAGTATCACTGTGATGGGGATCCGTCAAAGTTAAATCATGCTGTCCAGATTGTTGGGTATGATTTGACTGCAAGTATTCCGCATTATATTGTCAGGAATACGTGGGGTGTGGACTTTGGGGACGGGGGATTTTTGTACATAGCTGTGGATAAAAATATGTGTGGGATCGCAAACGAGGTCTCAGCATTAAGAGTACTGTGA
- the Kr-h2 gene encoding Krueppel homolog 2: MSDSAGPSSSSDQRQRGLNVEALKQHVLTHKIDCGLWAIRVLTILFTCGYFLPIFGSAQNAYYKALIANAAINALRLHQRLGRVRLSREFVAQLLMEDSCHYLFYSMIFIYVAPLTLVLLPVVLFAILHSASYSLTLLDTLGQNSWWGARLLISLVEFQSLNILRLIAFTEIIMMPLTVLFVAMGRASLLTPFIYYHFLTQRYTSRRNPYNRNMFHELRILFEKTAAKPNLPSFVKSILLGIINFTVKLAPPQVQAQHQQ; encoded by the exons ATGAGTGACAGTGCGGGCCCATCGAGCAGTTCGGACCAAAGACAGCGGGGGCTGAACGTGGAGGCCCTCAAGCAGCACGTGCTCACCCACAAAATCGACTGTGGGTTGTGGGCCATTCGGGTGCTGACCATCCTCTTCACTTGCGGCTACTTTTTGCCAATTTTCGG GAGTGCTCAAAATGCCTATTACAAGGCGCTCATTGCGAACGCTGCCATTAACGCCCTCAGGCTGCACCAGAGGTTGGGGAGGGTTAGGCTGAGTCGGGAGTTTGTGGCACAGTTGTTGATGGAGGATAGCTGCCACTATCTCTTCTATTCCATGATTTTTATCTATGTGGCACCCTTGACCT TGGTTTTGTTGCCAGTGGTTCTGTTCGCTATTCTACATTCAGCCAGTTACTCACTAACTCTACTTGAT acTTTGGGCCAAAACTCGTGGTGGGGCGCCCGCCTCTTGATATCTTTGGTCGAATTCCAGTCACTAAATATCTTGAGACTGATCGCATTCACTGAGATTATTATGATGCCACTCACTGTACTTTTTGTCGCTAT GGGACGGGCTAGTCTACTGACGCCTTTTATctattatcattttttgactCAAAGGTACACATCAAGGCGTAACCCTTACAATAGAAACATGTTCCATGAACTCAGAATCTTGTTCGAAAAGACCGCAGCAAAGCCCAATCTACCTTCCTTTGTGAAGTCAATCTTGCTAGGGATTATCAATTTCACTGTTAAGTTAGCACCTCCCCAGGTGCAAGCCCAGCATCAGCAGTGA